A portion of the Roseovarius sp. SCSIO 43702 genome contains these proteins:
- a CDS encoding DUF1127 domain-containing protein, which produces MSIYITREMLWEEAQDSKRSKPRNILNRLVRPVVRQWKRNATISELSALSDAQLRDIGIHRGEIPHVARGMSDRDLGLRPLASSARRDRRPQHVLQ; this is translated from the coding sequence ATGTCCATCTACATCACTCGCGAAATGCTCTGGGAAGAAGCGCAGGACAGCAAGCGCAGCAAGCCGCGCAACATCCTGAACCGGCTGGTCCGTCCGGTCGTCCGGCAATGGAAACGCAACGCGACGATCTCCGAACTCAGCGCCCTGAGCGATGCCCAGTTGCGGGATATCGGCATTCACCGCGGCGAGATCCCCCATGTCGCGCGTGGCATGAGCGACCGCGACCTGGGATTGCGCCCGCTCGCCTCGTCCGCGCGGCGCGACCGTCGCCCGCAGCACGTCCTGCAATAA
- a CDS encoding cation:proton antiporter, which produces MDIVLITTVIASLFLLIGAAEPLASYLRLPYAVIIACLGILIGVAASFFLYTDLTDALNPVAEAILALPIRSNVFLYVFLPTLVFQVTLGLNLRRMADDWVPILVLAVVAVFVATFVVGYSLALVSTLTLSAALLVGAIVSTTDPSAVVSIFRSISAPRRLARIIEGESLLNDAAAIALAALFLEYVRAGAPDPSVGDALARFPVLLVGGVITGWIAARIAIWIMSLFARYELAVISVSIALPYLAYIVAEQSVGASGVIAVVIAAMTLQLTGPRRLPPPTWTNLREVWDLLAHWAGALIFILAALLVPRMLQSVQLRDLGLILVVVIAAIAARALILYLLLPLLTRLRLSPVVERPYRVAILWGGLRGAVTLSLALAVTESALVPVEIKRQVAILATGFTLFTLLVQGTTLRWVIGWLGLDKLSPLDNALYNQVIAVALQTVRADLARATESYDLTKETIRSEAKRFGERLDAVVKTADDATDIPDRDRITLGLIALASAERDVIVDRFRDRTISSALSERLLSDADALIEASRFNGRNGYNAAARRSLGFGRWLRLAVFLHNRLRFSKPLAHITATRFGLLLSQRLILRDLHGFIDGRIRRIHGRRVAELLHAMLDRRIEMVEQALEGLRLQFPGYAEEMERRIIRRTALRLEEREYDTLLEDGLIGEEVHSALTLDIGARRDRAEAAPLLDLALQKIELVRQFPLFSELDEPVLARLSRALKTRYVNVGETILRRETPARRVYFVASGAVELKAANQTWRLGRGEMFGQMGLLMRRPQRVEVTAIAPTTLLVLDEDRFLRLFKRSKVLQAAVLESARKRGIPAEQFSLKVATASERPAAAQDADAAS; this is translated from the coding sequence ATGGACATCGTTCTGATCACCACCGTCATCGCGTCGCTCTTCCTGCTCATCGGCGCGGCCGAGCCGCTGGCGAGCTACCTGCGGCTGCCCTACGCGGTGATCATCGCCTGTCTCGGGATCCTGATCGGGGTGGCGGCGAGCTTCTTTCTCTATACCGACCTGACCGACGCGCTGAACCCGGTGGCCGAGGCGATCCTCGCCCTGCCGATCCGGTCCAACGTGTTCCTTTACGTGTTCCTGCCCACGCTGGTGTTCCAGGTGACGCTCGGTCTCAACCTGCGCCGGATGGCCGATGACTGGGTGCCGATCCTCGTGCTCGCCGTGGTGGCGGTCTTCGTGGCGACATTCGTGGTCGGCTATTCGCTGGCGCTGGTCAGCACGCTCACCCTGTCGGCGGCATTGCTGGTGGGCGCGATCGTCTCGACCACGGACCCCTCGGCGGTGGTCAGCATCTTCCGCTCGATCTCGGCGCCGCGGCGGCTGGCGCGGATCATCGAGGGCGAAAGCCTGCTCAACGACGCGGCGGCGATCGCCCTGGCGGCGCTGTTCCTCGAATATGTCAGGGCGGGCGCGCCCGACCCCTCGGTCGGGGATGCGCTGGCGCGGTTTCCCGTGCTGCTGGTGGGCGGGGTCATCACCGGCTGGATCGCCGCGCGTATCGCGATCTGGATCATGTCGCTTTTCGCGCGCTACGAACTGGCCGTCATCTCGGTGTCCATCGCGCTGCCCTACCTTGCCTATATCGTGGCCGAGCAAAGCGTCGGCGCCTCCGGCGTGATCGCCGTGGTGATCGCGGCGATGACGCTGCAACTGACGGGTCCCCGGCGCCTGCCGCCGCCCACGTGGACCAACCTGCGCGAGGTCTGGGACCTGCTGGCGCATTGGGCGGGGGCGCTCATCTTCATCCTCGCGGCCCTGCTGGTCCCGCGCATGCTGCAAAGCGTGCAGTTGCGCGACCTCGGCCTCATCCTCGTGGTGGTGATCGCGGCCATCGCGGCGCGGGCGCTCATCCTCTACCTCCTTCTGCCGCTGCTGACCCGCCTGCGCCTCTCGCCGGTGGTCGAGCGGCCCTACCGCGTGGCGATCCTCTGGGGCGGGCTGCGCGGGGCCGTCACCCTGTCGCTGGCGCTGGCCGTCACCGAAAGCGCGCTGGTTCCCGTCGAGATCAAGCGGCAGGTCGCGATCCTCGCCACGGGCTTCACGCTCTTCACGCTCTTGGTGCAGGGGACGACGCTGCGCTGGGTGATCGGGTGGCTCGGTCTCGACAAGCTCTCGCCGCTCGACAACGCGCTCTACAACCAGGTGATCGCGGTCGCGCTTCAGACCGTGCGGGCGGACCTCGCCCGCGCGACCGAGAGCTACGACCTGACGAAGGAGACGATCAGGTCCGAGGCCAAGCGCTTCGGCGAGCGGCTGGACGCGGTGGTCAAGACGGCCGACGACGCGACCGACATCCCCGACCGGGACCGCATCACGCTGGGCCTCATTGCGCTGGCCAGTGCCGAGCGGGACGTGATCGTCGACCGGTTCCGCGACAGGACGATCTCGTCCGCGCTCTCCGAGCGGCTTCTCTCGGATGCCGACGCGCTGATCGAGGCATCGCGCTTCAACGGGCGCAACGGCTACAATGCCGCCGCGCGGCGCAGCCTCGGTTTCGGTCGCTGGTTGCGGCTTGCCGTGTTCCTGCACAACCGGCTTCGCTTCTCGAAACCGCTGGCCCACATCACGGCGACGCGGTTCGGCCTGCTGCTGTCGCAACGCCTGATCCTGCGTGATCTGCACGGGTTCATCGACGGCCGCATCCGGCGCATCCACGGTCGGCGGGTGGCGGAACTTCTGCACGCGATGCTCGACCGCAGGATCGAGATGGTCGAGCAGGCGCTCGAGGGGCTGCGCCTGCAATTCCCCGGCTACGCCGAGGAGATGGAACGCCGCATCATCCGGCGCACCGCGCTCCGGCTCGAGGAACGCGAATACGACACGCTGCTCGAGGACGGGCTGATCGGCGAGGAGGTGCACAGCGCGCTGACGCTCGATATCGGCGCCCGCCGCGACCGCGCCGAGGCCGCGCCGTTGCTCGACCTCGCGCTCCAGAAGATCGAGCTGGTCCGACAGTTCCCGCTTTTCTCGGAGCTGGACGAGCCGGTCCTCGCCCGCCTGTCACGCGCGCTCAAGACGCGCTACGTGAACGTGGGCGAGACCATCCTGCGCCGCGAGACCCCGGCGCGGCGAGTCTATTTCGTGGCTTCCGGCGCGGTGGAGCTGAAGGCGGCGAACCAGACGTGGCGCCTGGGCCGGGGCGAGATGTTCGGGCAGATGGGCCTGCTCATGCGCCGGCCGCAGCGCGTCGAGGTGACGGCCATCGCCCCCACGACCCTGCTGGTGCTCGACGAGGACCGCTTCCTGCGGCTCTTCAAGCGGAGCAAGGTCCTTCAGGCCGCGGTGCTGGAAAGCGCCCGGAAGCGCGGCATTCCCGCCGAGCAATTCTCGCTCAAGGTCGCGACCGCGTCCGAGCGCCCCGCGGCCGCGCAGGACGCCGACGCGGCGTCATGA
- a CDS encoding GDP-L-fucose synthase, translated as MRVLITGGAGMVGRNLRRHPEAAAHEVLAPPREELDLADRAAVTRYLDEARPELVIHAAGRVGGIQANIAAPVRFLTDNLTIGQNVILGAWESGVTSLINLGSTCMYPRDGVNPLTEDQILSAPLEPTNEGYALAKIVAQRLCDYISREDADVRYKTLIPCNLYGPHDTFDPAASHLIPAILHKLHRAKTTGADIVEIWGDGTARREFMYVGDLADAVWRAAGDMSRVPDVMNVGLGRDYSINEYYEIGAQVVGWSGTFRHDLDRPVGMKRKLCSSRKAADWGWTASVPLTEGLERTYEHYLSEVAR; from the coding sequence ATGCGTGTCCTGATCACGGGCGGCGCCGGGATGGTGGGCCGCAATCTCCGGCGGCATCCCGAGGCCGCGGCGCACGAGGTTCTGGCGCCCCCGCGCGAGGAGCTCGACCTCGCCGACCGGGCGGCGGTGACGCGATACCTGGACGAGGCGCGCCCCGAACTCGTGATCCACGCGGCGGGCCGGGTGGGCGGCATCCAGGCGAATATCGCGGCGCCGGTGCGCTTCCTCACCGACAACCTGACCATCGGTCAGAACGTCATCCTCGGCGCCTGGGAAAGCGGTGTGACGAGCCTCATCAACCTCGGATCGACCTGCATGTATCCCCGCGACGGGGTGAACCCGCTGACCGAGGACCAGATCCTGAGCGCGCCGCTCGAGCCCACCAACGAGGGCTACGCGCTGGCCAAGATCGTGGCGCAGCGGCTTTGCGACTATATCTCGCGCGAGGATGCGGATGTCCGCTACAAGACCCTGATCCCGTGCAACCTCTACGGGCCCCACGACACGTTCGACCCGGCCGCCTCGCATCTCATCCCCGCGATCCTGCACAAGCTGCACCGGGCGAAAACGACCGGCGCGGACATCGTGGAGATCTGGGGCGACGGCACGGCGCGGCGCGAGTTCATGTATGTGGGCGACCTGGCGGATGCGGTGTGGCGCGCGGCGGGCGACATGAGCCGCGTGCCGGACGTGATGAATGTCGGGCTGGGCCGGGACTACAGCATCAACGAGTATTACGAGATCGGCGCGCAGGTGGTCGGCTGGAGCGGCACCTTCCGGCACGATCTCGACCGGCCCGTCGGGATGAAGCGGAAGCTTTGCAGTTCGCGGAAGGCGGCGGATTGGGGCTGGACCGCGTCGGTGCCCCTCACCGAGGGCCTGGAACGAACCTATGAGCATTATCTGAGCGAGGTCGCAAGGTGA
- the gmd gene encoding GDP-mannose 4,6-dehydratase, producing the protein MTKTALMTGTTGQDGSYLAELLLEKGYEVHGLKRRASSFNTQRIDHIFQDPHEEDVRLHLHYGDLSDATNLIRIVAEIQPDEIYNLAAQSHVAVSFEAPEYTADIDALGALRLLEAIRLTGLSDKTRFYQASTSELYGKVQETPQTETTPFYPRSPYAVAKLYAFWACVNYREAYDIFACNGILFNHESPRRGETFVTRKITRGLANIALGLEDCLFMGNIDALRDWGHAKDYVRMQWMMLQQDTPEDYVIATGKQYSVREFIQWAATELGITLRFEGEGVETKGIVEAVEGDVATAVEPGQVIVRIDPRYFRPTEVDTLLGDPTKAREKLGWVPQITAQEMCREMVASDLKNARRHALLREHGIELPVSLDN; encoded by the coding sequence GTGACGAAAACCGCATTGATGACCGGCACGACCGGCCAGGACGGATCATACCTCGCGGAGCTCCTGCTCGAGAAGGGGTACGAGGTTCACGGGCTCAAGCGCAGGGCGTCCTCGTTCAACACGCAGCGGATAGACCACATCTTCCAGGATCCGCACGAGGAGGATGTGCGCCTGCATCTCCACTACGGGGACCTGTCGGACGCCACCAACCTCATCCGCATCGTGGCCGAGATCCAGCCCGACGAAATCTACAACCTCGCGGCGCAGAGCCACGTGGCCGTTTCCTTCGAGGCGCCGGAATACACCGCGGATATCGACGCGCTGGGCGCACTGCGGCTTCTCGAGGCGATCCGCCTGACCGGGCTCTCGGACAAGACCCGCTTCTACCAGGCGTCCACATCCGAGCTTTACGGCAAGGTGCAGGAGACGCCGCAGACGGAAACGACCCCGTTCTACCCGCGGTCGCCCTATGCCGTGGCCAAGCTCTACGCGTTCTGGGCCTGCGTCAACTACCGCGAGGCCTATGACATCTTCGCCTGCAACGGCATCCTCTTCAACCACGAGAGCCCGCGCCGCGGCGAGACCTTCGTCACGCGCAAGATCACGCGCGGCCTCGCCAATATCGCGCTCGGTCTCGAGGATTGTCTCTTCATGGGCAATATCGACGCGCTGCGCGATTGGGGACACGCCAAGGATTACGTGCGGATGCAGTGGATGATGCTGCAACAGGACACGCCCGAGGATTACGTCATCGCGACCGGCAAGCAGTATTCCGTGCGCGAGTTCATCCAGTGGGCCGCCACCGAGCTTGGCATCACGCTTCGCTTCGAGGGCGAGGGCGTCGAGACGAAGGGCATCGTGGAGGCCGTCGAGGGCGACGTGGCCACCGCCGTCGAGCCCGGCCAGGTGATCGTGCGCATCGACCCGCGCTATTTCCGCCCGACCGAGGTGGACACGCTGCTGGGCGATCCGACCAAGGCGCGCGAGAAACTGGGCTGGGTGCCGCAGATCACCGCGCAGGAGATGTGCCGCGAGATGGTCGCCTCGGACCTCAAGAACGCACGGCGGCACGCGCTTCTGCGCGAGCACGGCATCGAACTGCCGGTATCGCTGGACAACTGA
- a CDS encoding DegT/DnrJ/EryC1/StrS aminotransferase family protein, translating into MSYKFPLATSSWDEAEIAALHRVIASDRYSMGEEVATFERQFAAWTGSRFAVMVNSGSSANLAMTAALRYTRNDALRLEPGDEILVPAVSWSTTYYPLHQYGLHLRFVDIDRHTLNYDLDALERAVTSRTRAIMVVNLLGNPNDFARIMDLAQARDLVVIEDNCESMGATFEGRQAGTFGVMGTYSSFFSHHISTMEGGLVVTDDEELYHVLLSIRAHGWTRNLPKENHVTGVKSDDPFEESFNFVLPGYNLRPLEMSGALGQAQLAKLPGLIEGRRRNARLFQEAMRNHPVFAIQEEIGESSWFGFSLVLHDHVTQGRREVIRALEELGFECRPIVAGNFTKNPVVKYFSHSSGGALTNADVIQDRGLFVGNHHYPIDAAVEALSGFRLGA; encoded by the coding sequence GTGAGCTACAAATTTCCCCTGGCCACGTCATCGTGGGACGAAGCCGAAATCGCCGCGCTGCATCGCGTGATCGCGTCGGACCGCTATTCGATGGGCGAGGAGGTCGCGACCTTCGAGCGGCAGTTCGCCGCGTGGACCGGCAGCCGCTTTGCCGTGATGGTCAATTCCGGCTCGTCGGCGAACCTCGCCATGACGGCGGCGCTGCGCTACACCCGCAACGATGCGCTCCGCCTCGAACCGGGGGATGAAATCCTCGTGCCGGCGGTGTCGTGGTCGACCACCTACTACCCGCTTCATCAATACGGGCTCCACCTGCGCTTCGTCGATATCGACCGGCACACGCTCAACTACGATCTCGACGCGCTCGAGCGCGCGGTGACGTCCCGAACCCGCGCAATCATGGTGGTGAACCTTTTGGGCAACCCCAACGACTTCGCGCGCATCATGGACCTGGCGCAGGCGCGCGACCTGGTGGTGATCGAGGACAACTGCGAATCCATGGGCGCCACGTTCGAGGGCCGGCAGGCGGGCACTTTCGGTGTCATGGGCACCTATTCGAGCTTCTTCTCGCACCATATCTCGACGATGGAGGGCGGCCTTGTCGTGACCGACGACGAGGAGCTCTACCACGTCCTGCTGTCGATCCGCGCACATGGCTGGACCCGGAACCTGCCGAAGGAGAATCACGTGACGGGGGTCAAGTCGGACGACCCGTTCGAGGAAAGCTTCAATTTCGTGCTGCCCGGCTACAACCTGCGGCCGCTCGAGATGTCGGGCGCGCTGGGCCAGGCGCAGCTTGCGAAACTTCCCGGCCTGATCGAGGGCCGCCGGCGCAACGCGCGGCTCTTCCAGGAGGCGATGCGGAACCATCCCGTCTTCGCCATCCAGGAGGAGATCGGCGAAAGCAGCTGGTTCGGCTTCTCGCTGGTGCTGCACGACCACGTGACCCAGGGCCGCAGGGAGGTCATCCGCGCCCTCGAGGAACTGGGTTTCGAATGCCGGCCGATCGTCGCCGGGAACTTTACCAAGAACCCGGTCGTGAAGTATTTCTCGCACAGTTCCGGCGGCGCGCTGACGAACGCGGACGTCATACAGGATCGCGGGCTGTTCGTGGGCAACCACCACTACCCGATCGACGCGGCGGTCGAGGCGCTGAGCGGGTTCCGCCTCGGGGCTTGA